A window from Cellulomonas sp. C5510 encodes these proteins:
- a CDS encoding glycosyltransferase yields the protein MSGTDATARTFARRVAGRARRALRGPAHAPTPVRPGRTPPDVWARRVATLVRALEADGSGGVPAAGLDPDARLRRLLTGAGDDRIWLALAVLSGRLPEPAQVVAARRAARTGGPQAVLDAARAATTAASAGREVEVLHGRTLVDMGDLVLFPLGTGIQRVARQVGRAWRDGHDVTAVAWTPELDALRALSDAERDAALDGLDAPPTVTPEDGARSTAVQVVVPWGGTYLLPELAIQPQRCAALHGLAEHSPTRCGVIGFDLVPVTSAETSAEGFAAVFALNLAAVAEFDAVAAISRAAATEYEGWRRMLSGAGLTGPQVTAVQLPAHAPMPTDADLAEARDRFTVAGWPLVLCVGSHEPRKNHLAVLHAAELLWRRGHRFTVTFVGGNSWNSDAFNRRLGELQGAGRPVEAVSRLDDRLLWAAYRVAHCSVFPSLNEGFGLPVAESIAAGTPALASDFGSMREIAAHGGALLVDPRDDHSVADGLERLLTDPELYARLASEAAAVPETSWEDYAEQVWDVLHGTAAPDRVGPGPAHE from the coding sequence ATGAGCGGCACGGACGCGACCGCACGCACGTTCGCCCGGCGGGTCGCGGGTCGCGCCCGCCGCGCGCTGCGGGGCCCGGCCCACGCCCCCACCCCCGTCCGGCCGGGACGGACTCCCCCCGACGTGTGGGCCCGCCGTGTCGCGACGCTGGTTCGCGCGCTCGAGGCCGACGGCTCCGGCGGTGTCCCCGCCGCGGGCCTCGACCCGGACGCCCGCCTGCGCCGTCTGCTGACGGGGGCCGGGGACGACCGGATCTGGCTCGCGCTCGCGGTGCTCTCCGGGCGTCTGCCGGAGCCGGCGCAGGTCGTCGCGGCCCGGCGCGCCGCCCGCACCGGCGGCCCGCAGGCGGTGCTGGACGCCGCCCGCGCCGCCACGACCGCGGCGTCGGCGGGTCGCGAGGTCGAGGTGCTCCACGGCCGGACCCTGGTCGACATGGGCGACCTGGTGCTGTTCCCGCTCGGGACCGGCATCCAGCGTGTCGCCCGGCAGGTCGGGCGCGCGTGGCGCGACGGGCACGACGTGACGGCCGTGGCCTGGACGCCGGAGCTCGACGCCCTGCGCGCGCTCAGCGACGCGGAGCGGGACGCCGCCCTGGACGGGCTGGACGCGCCGCCGACGGTGACGCCGGAGGACGGCGCCCGGTCGACGGCGGTGCAGGTGGTGGTGCCCTGGGGCGGCACGTACCTGCTCCCTGAGCTCGCGATCCAGCCGCAGCGCTGTGCCGCCCTGCACGGGCTCGCCGAGCACTCCCCCACCCGGTGCGGCGTGATCGGGTTCGACCTGGTGCCCGTGACCTCGGCCGAGACCTCCGCGGAGGGCTTCGCGGCGGTGTTCGCGCTGAACCTCGCCGCCGTCGCCGAGTTCGACGCGGTCGCCGCGATCTCGCGGGCGGCCGCCACCGAGTACGAGGGCTGGCGGCGCATGCTGAGCGGGGCAGGGCTGACCGGTCCGCAGGTCACCGCCGTGCAGCTGCCGGCGCACGCTCCCATGCCGACCGACGCCGATCTCGCGGAGGCCCGTGACCGGTTCACGGTGGCCGGGTGGCCGCTGGTGCTGTGCGTCGGCAGCCACGAGCCGCGGAAGAACCACCTGGCCGTGCTGCACGCCGCTGAGCTGCTGTGGCGGCGCGGGCACCGGTTCACGGTGACGTTCGTCGGCGGGAACTCCTGGAACAGCGACGCGTTCAACCGCCGGCTCGGGGAGCTCCAGGGTGCCGGTCGCCCCGTGGAGGCCGTCAGCCGGCTCGACGACCGGCTGCTGTGGGCGGCCTACCGGGTCGCGCACTGCTCGGTGTTCCCGTCGCTGAACGAGGGCTTCGGGCTGCCCGTCGCGGAGTCGATCGCCGCCGGCACGCCGGCACTCGCCTCCGACTTCGGCAGCATGCGGGAGATCGCGGCCCACGGCGGGGCCCTGCTCGTCGATCCCCGCGACGACCACTCCGTGGCCGACGGGCTGGAGCGGCTGCTGACCGAT